Proteins from one Sulfurovum sp. TSL1 genomic window:
- a CDS encoding agmatine deiminase family protein — MQKDLKVVMPAEWERQRAVLLSFPHEETDWHDRDNPADLEASLSPFIRIAQAIAYGEAVYIICKEKEKIANMFCSTRNMTFIEIPTNDTWIRDYGYISIKENDEVKLLDFTFDGWGGKFEASLDNAVNTALHQKGYLGTTPLEQIDFVLEGGSIESDGEGTILTTSECLCNPNRNGGLNKKEIEEKLHTYLGAQRVLWLDHGYLAGDDTDSHIDTLARFVNTTTIMYVKCEDKEDEHYEALQQMEAQLQGFTTVEGKPYTLIPLPMCEAKYNDDGERLPATYANFLITNDALIYPTYDDKNDTKVGEIFKGVFPDREIIPVNCLKLIEQGGSLHCSTMQIVY, encoded by the coding sequence ATGCAAAAAGATCTAAAAGTGGTGATGCCGGCAGAATGGGAAAGGCAGCGTGCTGTATTGTTGTCCTTTCCTCATGAAGAGACAGACTGGCATGATCGAGACAATCCGGCAGACTTGGAAGCCAGTCTATCACCGTTTATACGCATCGCTCAGGCTATCGCTTACGGAGAAGCAGTTTACATTATCTGTAAAGAGAAAGAAAAAATTGCAAATATGTTCTGTTCCACACGGAACATGACTTTCATAGAGATACCAACGAACGATACCTGGATACGTGACTACGGATACATCAGTATTAAAGAAAATGATGAAGTAAAGCTTCTGGATTTCACTTTTGATGGTTGGGGCGGTAAATTTGAAGCCTCTCTTGACAATGCTGTCAACACTGCTTTACATCAAAAAGGATACCTTGGGACCACCCCTCTCGAACAGATCGATTTTGTCCTTGAAGGAGGCTCGATAGAGAGTGATGGAGAGGGAACCATCCTCACCACTTCAGAATGCCTTTGCAACCCGAACAGAAACGGCGGCCTGAATAAAAAAGAGATAGAAGAGAAGCTGCATACCTATCTGGGTGCGCAGAGGGTTTTATGGCTGGACCATGGATATCTTGCAGGCGATGATACAGACAGTCATATAGACACCTTGGCCAGATTTGTCAATACAACGACCATCATGTATGTCAAGTGTGAAGACAAAGAAGATGAACATTACGAAGCCCTGCAGCAGATGGAAGCACAACTACAGGGATTTACCACAGTTGAAGGGAAACCCTACACTTTGATCCCGCTTCCGATGTGTGAAGCGAAATATAATGATGATGGAGAAAGACTCCCGGCAACCTATGCCAACTTTCTCATTACCAATGATGCACTGATCTACCCTACTTACGATGATAAAAATGACACTAAGGTCGGAGAGATATTTAAAGGAGTATTTCCCGACAGGGAGATCATCCCGGTCAATTGTTTAAAACTCATAGAACAAGGCGGGAGTCTACACTGTTCTACGATGCAGATAGTATATTAA
- a CDS encoding FAD-binding oxidoreductase, translated as MLDKKHIKYFETLVGKENVYSDKAHLIAYSYDATRTRYEPEAVIFPRDEADVSAILKYCNEHQIVITPRGAGSGFTGGALPSQGGITLGMEKHMNKILEIDMENMVAVVQPGVINMDLQKAVEEVGLFYPPDPASEQYSTLGGNVSENAGGMRAAKYGLTKDYVMALRAVRPNGDIIRAGKRTIKDVAGYNIAGILIASEGTLAVITEITLKLIPKPKFTKAYMGIFPSVDDAMNAVFKSLAAGANPVAMEFMDDLVVQALKEKLGIKLPEDAGALLIGDVDGNVIEEVEFQLETLERSFKENGAQDFIIAHDAQKRDELWYARRNASPSITIFGSKKLNEDISVPRSMLPEALERIYAVGKKYGFKVPCFGHAGDGNIHVNVMVDGSDEKQLHDGHQAIEEIFELVVEMGGTLSGEHGIGTSKAPFMNIAFNEVELDLFKSIKQAFDPNNILNPGKMGLPG; from the coding sequence ATGTTAGATAAAAAACATATAAAATATTTTGAAACACTTGTCGGGAAAGAGAATGTCTACAGCGATAAAGCACACCTCATCGCATACTCTTATGATGCTACACGCACACGCTATGAACCTGAAGCTGTGATCTTTCCAAGAGATGAAGCGGATGTCAGTGCGATTCTCAAATACTGCAATGAACATCAGATCGTCATTACACCAAGAGGGGCCGGTTCAGGGTTTACAGGTGGGGCACTTCCATCTCAAGGCGGTATCACGTTGGGGATGGAAAAACATATGAACAAGATCCTTGAGATCGATATGGAGAACATGGTAGCCGTAGTGCAGCCGGGTGTGATCAATATGGACCTGCAAAAAGCGGTTGAAGAGGTAGGACTTTTTTATCCGCCTGATCCTGCCAGTGAGCAGTATTCTACTCTCGGCGGGAACGTCAGTGAAAATGCCGGGGGTATGCGTGCAGCAAAATACGGTCTTACGAAAGACTATGTGATGGCGCTTCGTGCAGTACGTCCGAACGGTGACATCATCCGTGCAGGGAAACGTACCATCAAAGATGTGGCAGGCTATAACATAGCGGGGATTCTCATTGCAAGTGAAGGGACATTGGCTGTGATCACAGAGATCACACTGAAGCTCATTCCTAAACCTAAATTTACCAAAGCCTATATGGGTATCTTCCCTTCTGTGGATGATGCGATGAATGCGGTGTTCAAATCACTTGCCGCGGGTGCGAATCCTGTGGCCATGGAGTTTATGGATGACCTGGTGGTCCAGGCACTCAAAGAGAAACTGGGCATCAAACTACCGGAAGATGCAGGTGCGCTGCTCATCGGTGATGTGGATGGGAATGTGATCGAAGAGGTAGAATTTCAACTGGAAACCTTGGAAAGATCATTTAAAGAGAATGGTGCCCAGGATTTCATCATCGCACATGATGCCCAAAAAAGGGATGAACTTTGGTATGCAAGACGTAATGCTTCCCCATCTATCACGATCTTCGGGAGTAAAAAACTCAATGAAGATATCTCTGTGCCAAGAAGTATGCTGCCCGAAGCACTGGAGCGTATCTACGCAGTGGGAAAAAAATACGGCTTCAAAGTGCCATGTTTCGGACATGCAGGTGATGGGAATATCCATGTCAATGTCATGGTAGACGGTTCAGATGAAAAACAACTTCATGATGGACATCAGGCAATAGAAGAGATCTTCGAGCTTGTGGTAGAGATGGGAGGAACCCTGAGTGGCGAACATGGTATCGGTACGAGCAAGGCACCGTTCATGAACATCGCATTCAATGAGGTAGAACTTGATCTCTTCAAAAGTATTAAACAGGCTTTTGACCCTAACAACATACTCAATCCGGGAAAAATGGGATTACCTGGCTGA
- a CDS encoding carbon-nitrogen hydrolase, which yields MKTALIQQAYHGNKAQTAQVTVEKIQEAAQNGAELVVLQELHQTEYFCQSEDTKFFDYAAHFEADVAFWSTIAKENSVVLVTSLFEKRAAGLYHNTAVVFEKDGSVAGKYRKMHIPDDPGFYEKFYFTPGDLGFEPIQTSVGKLGVLVCWDQWYPEAARAMALKGAEMLIYPTAIGWFEADSEEEKARQLDSWITIQRSHAIANGLPVLSCNRVGFEADCAGVMAGTRFWGNSFVCGAQGEMIVHADDKSETILYAEIEHARTKEVRDIWPFLRDRRIEEYQCLLKRYCD from the coding sequence ATGAAAACAGCACTGATCCAACAGGCTTACCATGGCAACAAAGCACAAACCGCTCAAGTCACAGTAGAGAAGATACAGGAGGCCGCACAAAACGGTGCAGAGCTTGTTGTCTTGCAGGAGCTTCATCAAACAGAATACTTCTGTCAAAGTGAAGATACAAAATTTTTTGATTATGCCGCCCATTTTGAAGCTGATGTAGCATTTTGGAGCACTATTGCAAAAGAGAACAGTGTGGTATTGGTCACTTCACTTTTTGAAAAACGTGCAGCAGGCCTCTACCATAATACTGCTGTGGTCTTCGAAAAAGATGGCTCTGTTGCAGGTAAATACCGAAAAATGCATATCCCTGATGATCCTGGATTCTATGAGAAGTTTTACTTTACCCCGGGGGACCTCGGTTTTGAACCTATACAAACTTCTGTTGGGAAACTGGGTGTACTGGTCTGCTGGGACCAATGGTACCCGGAAGCAGCACGTGCCATGGCACTCAAAGGAGCGGAAATGCTTATCTATCCTACTGCTATTGGCTGGTTTGAAGCGGACAGCGAAGAAGAAAAGGCCAGACAACTTGACAGCTGGATCACTATACAGCGTTCTCATGCCATTGCCAACGGGTTACCGGTACTGAGCTGTAACCGTGTAGGCTTTGAAGCAGATTGTGCCGGGGTGATGGCCGGTACACGTTTTTGGGGGAACTCTTTTGTCTGTGGTGCACAGGGAGAGATGATCGTTCATGCGGATGACAAGAGCGAAACGATCCTCTATGCAGAGATCGAACATGCGCGTACCAAAGAGGTACGTGATATCTGGCCATTTTTACGTGACAGACGTATAGAGGAGTATCAGTGTCTTCTCAAAAGGTATTGTGACTAG
- a CDS encoding peptidoglycan DD-metalloendopeptidase family protein, with amino-acid sequence MGSLKNIVVWILVSSSLFGAKVTLGHWEKGKTFSDYLDSKKISKEILNDISKADIQFLSEIEGDQLYYELKDTNGTLEQALIPIGEEMQIRLAKEHNSDVYNFDIIPIEYKEKEYSATVTIEQNLYTDVNNALHHPALADKIGQLFKGTVNAKKFRKGDKVSFLYAQKTRMGQPHTMPSIKIAMIESRKKQQFIYADEDGYGYKSTKKSQAYTVTGKEKVIYTRRVPVKSTSSRFGMPLRHVRITSSFTHRRYHPILKRYRPHHGTDFGARRGTPLLAVNAGKVSFSGSMRGYGKVVKIKHPGGYESLYAHQSRIRAKRGERVKKGQIIGYVGSTGRSTGPHLHFGMKKNGRWIDPMRVLHKTSIKDTVLKKITEYKDVTKTKYKKVVIKNAKENEEKLLAYLKEGSPLFIWDGYEQTSMRVEDGKKDQAL; translated from the coding sequence ATGGGAAGTCTAAAAAATATAGTGGTATGGATCTTGGTCTCAAGTTCCTTATTTGGCGCGAAAGTAACGCTTGGACATTGGGAAAAAGGGAAAACATTTTCAGATTATCTAGATTCCAAAAAGATCTCTAAAGAGATACTCAATGATATTTCAAAAGCAGATATCCAGTTTCTCTCCGAAATTGAGGGAGACCAACTTTATTACGAGTTAAAAGACACCAACGGTACACTTGAACAGGCATTGATCCCGATAGGGGAAGAGATGCAGATAAGGCTGGCCAAAGAGCATAACAGCGATGTGTATAATTTCGATATTATTCCTATAGAGTATAAAGAAAAAGAATACAGTGCTACGGTCACCATAGAACAAAATCTCTATACGGATGTAAACAATGCATTACATCATCCTGCACTCGCAGATAAGATCGGGCAGCTTTTTAAGGGCACTGTGAATGCGAAAAAGTTTCGAAAGGGAGACAAAGTCTCTTTCCTCTATGCACAAAAAACGAGAATGGGCCAACCACACACTATGCCATCTATTAAAATCGCGATGATTGAATCTAGGAAGAAACAACAGTTTATCTATGCAGATGAAGATGGTTATGGCTATAAGAGCACTAAAAAGTCTCAAGCGTATACGGTCACAGGTAAGGAAAAAGTAATCTACACCCGCAGGGTCCCTGTAAAAAGTACTTCTTCACGTTTTGGTATGCCTTTACGTCATGTCCGTATCACTTCCTCATTCACTCATAGAAGATATCATCCTATATTGAAACGGTATCGCCCGCATCATGGTACAGACTTTGGTGCAAGAAGGGGAACACCGCTTCTTGCAGTCAATGCAGGGAAAGTCAGTTTTTCCGGTAGTATGAGAGGGTATGGCAAAGTGGTGAAGATCAAACATCCTGGCGGGTATGAATCACTCTATGCCCATCAGAGCCGTATACGTGCAAAAAGAGGAGAGCGGGTAAAGAAAGGTCAGATCATCGGGTATGTTGGAAGTACAGGACGAAGTACAGGCCCCCATTTGCATTTTGGAATGAAGAAAAACGGAAGATGGATTGACCCGATGCGAGTCCTGCACAAGACGTCGATCAAAGATACCGTCTTGAAGAAGATTACCGAATATAAGGATGTGACCAAAACGAAATATAAAAAAGTCGTGATCAAGAATGCCAAAGAGAATGAAGAAAAACTTTTGGCATATCTCAAAGAGGGAAGCCCACTTTTTATATGGGATGGATATGAACAAACAAGCATGAGGGTAGAAGATGGGAAAAAAGATCAAGCACTTTAA
- a CDS encoding YihY family inner membrane protein → MQINPQFKKILKTYYIFLRDFLSDLFDSRLGHYASSLSWSTLFSIIPFLVIMLAIFTTMPLFHTMYAKVEKLIFANLLPTDSKVIMEYLNTFIANSDKLGYIGAFYVIFAAVMFFKDYDYIVNDIFSTPKRTIWQAMKTYLLLIITIPTMMAASFYLSAFIQGYLDKSSLTSIIHLYEIIPYFIVWMMFYIAYQLSPQMHIEVSAALASSFIASLVWYLSKSAFVFYVVHNKTYASIYGSISIALFFFLWIYISWAIFIHGLKFCALLNKNEEIEHI, encoded by the coding sequence ATGCAAATCAATCCTCAATTCAAAAAAATCCTCAAAACCTATTACATCTTTTTACGTGATTTCCTCAGCGATCTTTTTGATAGCAGATTGGGACACTATGCATCCAGTTTGAGCTGGAGTACCCTTTTCTCTATCATTCCTTTCCTGGTGATCATGCTGGCTATTTTTACTACCATGCCTCTGTTTCATACGATGTATGCAAAAGTGGAAAAACTTATTTTTGCCAACCTTCTGCCTACGGATTCCAAAGTCATTATGGAATACCTTAATACCTTTATAGCAAACTCAGACAAATTGGGATATATAGGGGCATTCTATGTGATATTTGCCGCAGTCATGTTTTTCAAAGACTATGATTATATCGTGAATGACATCTTTTCAACACCCAAACGAACGATCTGGCAAGCCATGAAAACCTATCTTTTACTGATCATCACCATACCAACGATGATGGCTGCCTCTTTTTATCTCTCTGCATTCATACAAGGGTATCTCGATAAAAGCAGTCTCACCAGTATTATACATCTCTATGAAATTATTCCTTATTTCATCGTGTGGATGATGTTCTACATCGCCTACCAACTCTCTCCCCAGATGCATATAGAGGTCTCTGCTGCCCTGGCAAGTTCCTTCATCGCCTCTCTTGTATGGTACCTTTCCAAAAGTGCTTTTGTCTTCTATGTCGTCCACAATAAGACCTATGCAAGTATCTATGGAAGTATCAGTATCGCACTTTTTTTCTTTTTATGGATCTATATCTCATGGGCCATCTTCATTCATGGGCTTAAATTTTGTGCGCTACTGAACAAAAATGAAGAGATAGAGCATATATGA
- a CDS encoding ComEC/Rec2 family competence protein produces the protein MQLEKPKLFPEKKTFIWVMLFFLIVILIRLFFEYQAYQNFIGKPFYYTHANVLNTYKKSKGDQHYQVLKLRSTEGLTFYTTNYSQDHFDHKRLRLQIFPNKNISFVGYLGTFYVKSRMKGQEVLPVTFKDRLLEKVASQHENTSLGSFYNAIFFATLLEKELREKISMLGVSHLVALSGFHLGILWGLVYGFLLLLYRPFQQHFFPYRHALFDVGAMAMILLGVYLWFVDFPPSLLRSYAMVLVGWMVLLLGLELLSFTFLTTIVLILVALFPSMLVSLSFWLSVAGVFYIFLVLQHSKGFNAWVVTLLFIPLGIFVLMLPVVHTVFPMTSGYQLLSPLLSLLFIPFYPLVMVLHLLGLGTLFDTGLSALFTLPKSSTESLLPLWAIVGYIGISIGAIWSKKLFWSVTGLAVLYANYIFLV, from the coding sequence GTGCAATTAGAAAAACCAAAACTATTCCCGGAGAAGAAAACATTTATCTGGGTGATGCTCTTTTTCCTGATTGTGATACTCATTCGGCTCTTTTTTGAATATCAAGCCTATCAAAATTTCATTGGAAAACCCTTTTATTACACGCATGCAAATGTATTGAATACGTATAAAAAGTCTAAGGGAGATCAACACTATCAAGTACTCAAACTTCGAAGTACAGAAGGGTTGACCTTTTATACAACGAACTATAGTCAAGATCATTTCGATCACAAACGTCTGCGTCTGCAGATCTTTCCAAACAAGAACATCTCTTTTGTTGGCTATCTAGGCACCTTTTATGTGAAAAGTCGTATGAAAGGCCAAGAAGTGCTTCCTGTCACCTTCAAAGACAGGTTATTGGAAAAAGTGGCTTCACAACATGAAAACACCTCTTTAGGCTCATTTTACAATGCGATATTTTTTGCTACCTTGTTAGAGAAAGAGTTAAGAGAAAAGATCAGTATGCTCGGTGTCAGCCATCTTGTGGCCTTGAGCGGATTTCATCTGGGCATACTGTGGGGCCTGGTCTATGGTTTTCTTTTATTGCTTTATAGACCCTTTCAGCAACACTTTTTCCCTTACCGCCATGCACTGTTTGATGTGGGAGCCATGGCTATGATACTTTTAGGTGTCTACTTATGGTTTGTCGATTTCCCGCCTTCTCTTCTGCGTTCTTATGCGATGGTACTGGTCGGATGGATGGTACTTTTGTTGGGGTTGGAACTGTTGAGTTTTACTTTTTTAACTACGATCGTTCTGATCCTTGTAGCACTTTTCCCTTCGATGCTGGTTTCTCTTAGTTTTTGGCTTTCTGTGGCAGGGGTATTTTATATCTTTTTAGTGTTACAGCACAGTAAAGGGTTCAATGCATGGGTGGTCACCTTGCTTTTCATACCTCTGGGTATTTTTGTGCTGATGCTTCCTGTCGTACATACTGTGTTCCCTATGACAAGCGGGTATCAACTTTTATCCCCTCTGCTTTCATTGCTCTTCATTCCTTTTTATCCTCTTGTGATGGTTCTGCATCTATTGGGTTTGGGTACGCTTTTTGATACAGGTCTGTCAGCATTGTTTACACTGCCAAAAAGCAGTACAGAGTCACTTTTACCTCTTTGGGCAATCGTGGGGTATATAGGCATATCTATAGGGGCTATATGGAGTAAAAAACTTTTTTGGTCAGTGACAGGTTTGGCAGTATTGTATGCGAATTATATTTTTTTAGTATGA
- a CDS encoding plasminogen-binding N-terminal domain-containing protein has protein sequence MHKIALIALLSLPLFAGFFPQTVHTSVKSVNGETITLNKQFPVDGMSGVVIHNYGNDLTAITSRIAQTSANRSVALVSKDILHHDELPTIKTPISVKDKVIGGYLYNNVLLLAPDADTYAKITSEYSKKWIHPDLFALYLSTEGEEKPTRENLARFAKKYQVGLVCIVRKNSAVLLDPISAKIVSEQSMTDLPSKGSFPFYMRLKSLDSEWFGSDVKGNYYDTMKSL, from the coding sequence ATGCACAAAATAGCTCTTATTGCGCTACTCTCTCTACCGCTCTTTGCAGGTTTTTTCCCGCAAACAGTGCACACTTCTGTCAAATCTGTAAATGGAGAGACCATTACACTCAACAAACAATTTCCTGTTGATGGTATGAGTGGTGTTGTAATACATAATTACGGCAATGACCTGACAGCTATTACAAGTCGCATTGCCCAAACTTCAGCGAATAGATCCGTGGCATTGGTCAGTAAAGATATCCTCCATCATGATGAACTTCCTACCATCAAAACACCTATTTCAGTGAAGGACAAGGTCATTGGCGGATACCTTTATAATAATGTGCTTCTTTTAGCCCCGGATGCAGATACCTATGCAAAGATCACCTCTGAATATAGTAAAAAATGGATACATCCTGATCTCTTTGCCCTCTATCTTTCTACTGAAGGAGAAGAGAAACCAACAAGAGAAAACCTTGCGCGTTTTGCAAAAAAATATCAAGTAGGTCTTGTCTGTATCGTACGTAAAAACTCTGCTGTACTTTTAGACCCTATTTCTGCAAAAATTGTCTCTGAACAGTCAATGACCGATCTTCCCTCCAAAGGGTCATTCCCTTTTTACATGCGTTTGAAATCACTTGATTCAGAATGGTTCGGCAGTGATGTGAAGGGTAACTATTACGATACAATGAAATCTTTATAA
- a CDS encoding replicative DNA helicase translates to MENMYNLNIERAVLSAIIFDPETYEEIAAKLKPHDFYLPFHQHVFAAMEELSVEEKPLDDEFLRSKLNSMGKFDEVAMLDLLSANPITNTAAYLKEIKAKSSKRALATLATEIKKVTIEDDLPAEEVMNLVEKKLYEITQNSTSDDFRESKEITLSMMAEIERLKALGNSKLIGTDTGFRNLNDKTSGFGKGDLVIIAARPAMGKTAFVLNMALKAIERNEGVAFFSLEMPAEQLMLRMLSAKTSIPLQALRVGDLKDEQWSDLAAATQDLASKKLFVDDGGYATIHHVRSKLRKLKAQHPEISVAIIDYLQLMSGEGREGRQQEVSEISRGLKQLARELQIPIIALSQLNRGVESRDNKRPMLSDLRESGAIEQDADIILFVYRDDVYREAQEKEKEMKAKAEGKEYTSEFRKKPEEDAEIIIGKQRNGPTGTVKLIFQKNFTRFVDAPTGSAVEIVYEDADIPMNTGNIELPVL, encoded by the coding sequence ATGGAAAACATGTACAACCTGAATATCGAAAGAGCGGTACTCTCTGCAATTATTTTTGATCCTGAAACCTATGAAGAGATCGCGGCGAAGCTGAAACCACATGATTTCTACCTGCCTTTTCATCAGCATGTTTTTGCTGCGATGGAAGAGCTTAGTGTAGAAGAGAAACCATTGGATGACGAGTTTTTACGTTCAAAACTCAATTCGATGGGTAAATTTGACGAAGTTGCGATGCTGGACCTGCTTTCAGCAAATCCTATTACCAATACCGCGGCCTATCTCAAAGAGATCAAGGCAAAATCAAGTAAAAGAGCCTTGGCGACACTTGCCACAGAGATCAAAAAGGTCACGATAGAAGATGATCTGCCTGCTGAAGAGGTGATGAATCTGGTAGAGAAAAAGCTCTATGAGATCACGCAGAATTCCACTTCTGATGATTTTAGAGAATCCAAAGAGATCACGTTGTCTATGATGGCGGAGATAGAACGTCTCAAAGCACTTGGGAACTCCAAACTGATCGGTACCGATACAGGGTTTAGAAACCTTAATGATAAAACGTCAGGATTTGGTAAGGGGGACCTGGTGATCATCGCTGCACGTCCTGCGATGGGGAAAACGGCATTTGTGCTTAACATGGCACTCAAAGCGATAGAGCGGAATGAAGGTGTTGCCTTTTTCTCGCTGGAGATGCCGGCAGAACAGCTGATGCTTAGAATGCTTTCTGCCAAAACCTCCATACCGCTTCAGGCACTGAGAGTAGGCGATCTTAAAGATGAGCAGTGGAGTGATCTTGCTGCTGCGACTCAGGACCTCGCTTCAAAAAAACTTTTTGTAGATGACGGCGGATATGCGACCATCCATCATGTGCGCAGTAAACTTCGTAAACTGAAAGCACAACACCCTGAAATCTCTGTAGCGATCATAGATTACCTACAGCTGATGAGTGGTGAAGGTAGAGAAGGAAGACAACAGGAGGTCTCTGAAATATCAAGAGGGCTCAAACAGTTGGCCAGGGAACTTCAGATACCAATCATTGCACTCTCTCAACTTAACCGTGGAGTGGAAAGCAGGGATAATAAACGTCCTATGCTCTCTGACCTCCGTGAGTCCGGAGCTATAGAACAGGATGCCGATATCATTCTTTTTGTGTATCGTGATGATGTGTACCGTGAGGCGCAGGAGAAAGAGAAAGAGATGAAAGCCAAAGCCGAAGGTAAAGAATATACCTCCGAGTTTAGAAAAAAACCTGAAGAAGATGCGGAGATCATCATCGGGAAACAGAGAAATGGACCGACCGGTACCGTCAAACTTATTTTCCAAAAGAACTTTACACGTTTCGTGGATGCCCCAACAGGGTCGGCTGTTGAAATAGTGTATGAAGACGCTGATATCCCTATGAATACAGGAAATATAGAGTTGCCTGTTTTATAG
- a CDS encoding NUDIX domain-containing protein, which yields MGKKIKHFKLQPLVNAKFISTSFATYEQEGIEKSWEIVEAHDSVAILLYHKEKRSFVLVKQFRPAVYLNNENGMTIELCAGIVDKALSLAEIAKEEVEEECGYDIPLSNIQKITSFHTSVGFAGSKQTLYFAEVEERMKVSEGGGVDHEQIEVVYLPTEEAKKFLYDESIAKTPGLMFAFMWWFERN from the coding sequence ATGGGAAAAAAGATCAAGCACTTTAAACTTCAGCCTTTGGTCAATGCCAAGTTCATATCCACATCATTTGCCACCTACGAACAAGAAGGTATTGAAAAATCATGGGAGATCGTTGAAGCACATGACAGTGTTGCCATTCTTCTTTACCATAAAGAGAAGAGATCATTTGTTCTGGTAAAACAGTTCCGTCCTGCAGTGTACTTGAACAATGAAAATGGGATGACCATAGAACTGTGTGCAGGTATCGTAGATAAGGCACTTTCTCTGGCAGAAATTGCTAAAGAAGAGGTAGAAGAGGAGTGCGGCTATGATATCCCCCTTTCAAACATTCAAAAGATCACTTCTTTTCATACCTCGGTGGGCTTTGCAGGAAGTAAACAGACACTCTATTTTGCCGAAGTCGAGGAGCGTATGAAAGTCAGTGAAGGCGGAGGTGTGGATCATGAACAGATAGAGGTTGTCTACCTGCCGACAGAGGAAGCAAAGAAATTTCTCTATGATGAAAGCATCGCAAAAACGCCGGGTCTCATGTTTGCATTCATGTGGTGGTTCGAGAGGAATTAG
- a CDS encoding alanine racemase: MAFIKINKQNFYHNLNQIALKTGSVEKIAIVLKDNAYGHGLELMGRLASEFGIRHAVVRKMAEADQIRSLFETILILGDSIIKDEKYSFTINSLEDIKKARKGAKVELKVDTGMHRNGIALDEMDEAFALIKAQGLNLVGVMTHYRSGDELSSEFFWQKKQFERVKQRVKEMGFRNVRVHSHNTAAILRTKSFDEDLVRAGIGVYGYNELPDSFDEAALRPVMSLYANKISTRELRAGERLGYGGDFIAVQDMMISTYDLGYGDGWSRGDSTQPYITSEGLPILGRVSMDSISLESEKEEVCVMNDAQTAAKQFGTISYEVTTALSAELPKEVV; this comes from the coding sequence ATGGCATTTATTAAAATAAATAAACAAAATTTCTATCATAATCTTAACCAAATTGCACTAAAAACTGGCTCAGTTGAGAAGATCGCGATCGTCCTTAAAGACAATGCATATGGTCACGGACTCGAACTGATGGGAAGACTGGCATCAGAGTTTGGTATCAGACATGCGGTCGTACGGAAGATGGCAGAAGCAGATCAGATCAGATCTCTCTTTGAAACGATACTGATACTTGGTGACAGTATTATCAAAGATGAGAAATATTCTTTTACGATCAATAGTTTAGAAGATATCAAAAAAGCCCGGAAAGGTGCCAAGGTTGAACTCAAAGTAGATACGGGAATGCACCGTAACGGGATAGCTTTGGATGAGATGGATGAAGCATTTGCTTTGATCAAAGCACAAGGGCTAAATCTTGTAGGCGTGATGACACACTACCGCAGTGGAGATGAACTGAGTTCTGAATTCTTTTGGCAGAAAAAACAGTTTGAACGTGTGAAACAAAGAGTAAAAGAAATGGGCTTTAGGAATGTAAGAGTACATTCGCATAATACAGCTGCAATTCTTCGTACGAAAAGTTTTGATGAAGATCTGGTTCGTGCAGGTATAGGCGTGTATGGATATAATGAGTTACCGGACAGTTTTGATGAGGCGGCATTACGTCCAGTCATGTCCTTGTATGCCAACAAGATCTCTACAAGAGAATTAAGAGCAGGTGAACGCCTGGGGTACGGAGGAGATTTCATCGCTGTACAGGATATGATGATATCTACTTATGACCTAGGATACGGTGATGGATGGTCCAGGGGAGACAGTACTCAACCCTATATAACAAGTGAAGGTTTACCTATACTCGGACGTGTATCCATGGATTCTATCTCTCTTGAATCTGAAAAAGAAGAAGTATGTGTGATGAATGATGCACAAACAGCTGCAAAACAGTTCGGAACTATCTCTTATGAAGTGACTACGGCATTATCTGCTGAACTGCCAAAAGAAGTGGTTTAA